A single region of the Chryseobacterium culicis genome encodes:
- a CDS encoding glutathione peroxidase — protein MKKILFIGMVLIGIISLSSFITSDDTTGPKPAKSIYDFKIESIDGGKIDFSEYKGKYILIVNTASKCGYTPQYKGLEQLYKDYGDKLVVVGFPSDNFADQEFHDNVEIKSFCEKNYGVTFPLTTSVDVKGAKITPVFDYLTHKSQNGVMDAKISWNFNKFLISPEGKLLEYFDSKVVPESDKITHYFK, from the coding sequence ATGGTGCTTATAGGAATCATAAGCCTTTCATCATTTATTACATCAGATGATACTACAGGTCCAAAGCCTGCAAAGTCCATTTATGATTTTAAAATTGAATCCATAGACGGCGGAAAAATTGATTTTTCTGAGTACAAAGGGAAATACATTCTTATTGTAAATACAGCATCCAAATGTGGCTACACTCCTCAATACAAAGGATTGGAACAGCTGTATAAAGATTATGGTGACAAACTGGTTGTGGTAGGCTTTCCTTCTGATAATTTTGCAGATCAGGAATTCCACGACAATGTTGAAATCAAATCTTTCTGTGAAAAGAACTATGGAGTAACTTTTCCGCTTACCACTTCTGTGGATGTAAAAGGTGCTAAAATCACTCCTGTATTTGATTATCTTACCCACAAATCTCAAAACGGAGTAATGGATGCGAAAATAAGCTGGAATTTCAATAAGTTTCTGATCAGCCCGGAAGGAAAATTATTGGAGTACTTTGATTCTAAAGTAGTTCCTGAAAGTGATAAAATCACCCATTATTTCAAGTAA